In the Parashewanella tropica genome, TCTTCGGCACCTGTTGGGTGAATCGCTACAACCGCATCAAAATCCGCTTTGGTGGCGCCCATTTTCATCGCTACACCAAAGCCTTGCAGAATTTCGTCCATACCAAAACCAATACCGTGAATGCCCACGACTTTTTCATCTTCACCCGCACAAATGAGCTTCATTTTGCAAGCTTGACGGTGAGCGGTCACCGCCGTGTACATAGACGTAAAGCCAGAATTATAAACCTTGATGTTTTCAGCACCATATTCAGCAATGGCTTCAGGCTCTGTTAAGCCCATGGTACCGATTGGCGGGTGACTGAACACCACGGTCGGTACGTGAGTGTAATCCATCTTGGCATCATGCATGCCGTTAAACAGTCGCTCAGACAACAAGCGTCCCGCTTTCACCGCTACAGGGGTTAACTCTACGCCGCCTTGCATAATATCCCCCACACAATAAATGCCTTGTTGGGTGGTATTTTGTTGCTCATCGGTAATAATATAGCCACGTTCATCACGCTGAACTTGGGTGTGCTCAAGACCTATTGTATCGGTCGATGGACGACGCCCAATCGCCCACACTAGACAATCCACATCGTAACTTTCACCATTGGTGAAATTCAAGGTTAAGCTGCCGTCATCATTTTTGATGACCGACTCTGGAGTGCTATTGGTGTGAAGCTGTAAACCACTTTCTCCCATGGCATCGACTAACGCCTCTGAAAGCATAGGGTCGAAGTTACGCAGTGGCGCGTGTTTACGAACAAACAGGTGAGTATCACTACCCAACCCTTGCATAACACCAGCAAGTTCAACCGCAATGTAACCTGCACCAACGACAGCAACGCGCTTAGGTTGTTCACGTAATGCAAAAAAACCATTTGAATCAATACCGTGTTCAGCACCAGGAATATCTGGGATCATAGGTGCGCCGCCGGTAGCAATCAAAATATGGTCTGCAGTGTATTGTTCACCATTGACCTCAATGGTGTTGCTATCGATAAAACGACCATAACCGCGAACCAAGGTCACCCCATTAGACTCAAGACCGCGGTCATAAGCGCCATGAATGCGCTTAATATAGGCTTCGCGGCTAGCCACCAGCGTATTCCAATCAAAGTTATCGACACTGACATCAAAGCCATAATCTTTGGCATAAAGGTGAATCGCTTCAGCCACTTGCGCGCCATACCACATCACTTTTTTCGGTACGCAGCCCACATTCACACATGTGCCACCGACATGCTGCGCTTCAATCAGCAACACCTTAGCACCACGCATGGCCGCGCGATTGGCAGAGGCAATGCCGCCGCTGCCGGCACCTAAACAGATATAATCAAAATGCTGGGTCATACAATTCTCCGTAACTCGGTCTAATGGCAGATACCATATGTCTGATCTATTGAAATAACAATAGCTAACCTAAGAATATCCAATAGACCGTATTTTAGAGAAATTACTTCCACTTATAATGCAGCTTAATACCACCAAAGGTTTCATCATGATTACGACCGTCACCTTTATATTTAAGCTTAACGTCACTCAATGCCCATGTATGCGCGACATAAGTGCTTAGTTCCAATTGCGAAGTGAGTTGATAATTTGCTTTCACACCCAATTCACGATGATTTTGTCCATCGTGTTTTTTGGTGCTGTAGCCAAAATCCCAGCCTTCTTGAAGATAAGGATGTAGTTTCAGTTTTGGCGTCAGTTCAATGTTTCCTTTAAGATCTACTAAGGTGAAATAGCCGTCAGATTTGGTTTCATAAATAGTACGCCACGATGGCGTTAGCCACGCTAAGCCTTTATAAGCCACAACCACATCAAACTCGTGGCCGCGATAACGCAAATGGTTCTCGCCATTCGCTCCAACCCAGTCATAGCCAAGTTTCACGGTAAAATGTTTGGTCGGCTTAAATAAATAATCAATGCCTAAATCCAGCTCCGTAAAGCCTTCGTCAGTGCCGCGACCCAATGCCACATATCCGCTTAATGCGCCTTTTTTGGCTCCCATTTCAGCCCATGCAACGCCACCATCTTTGAGCAGTAATCGCCCTTTTGACACATACTGACTGTCCAATCGCCCTTCAACATAAAATGATGTATCTTGAGAAAATCCTGTTTGTTGTACAGCCAATGTCCCAATCAGCAATAACCACGGCTTAAATTGCATTTTTATTCAATATTTCCAACTAAAAAATTAATTGCAATTACTATAATGCAGTCGAAATTTTTTGTAATAATGAGTTTTCAAAATTGTGATTCAGCTCTTGTTCAGCTTCACATCTTGATTTTTTAACAGGCTACCCATACTTAAGAACTATCATCATGATTTTTATTAAGGGCAAATATGACCACGGCAATTCCTAGTGATACCTTACCCAGATTTTCCGATATTCAACCTGAACACATACAGTCAAATATTGAACAAGCCATTCAACATTGCCGTGACACCATAGAACAGGTTCTCACTCATTCAGGCACGCCAACATGGGACAGCTTAATTGCCCCACTAGAGCAAGCGGACGATGAACTCAGCCAAGCTTGGTCTCCAGTATCACACATGAACTCTGTCGTTAGCACCGATGAGCTGCGCGCCGCTCATGACGCCTGTTTGCCACTGTTATCTGACTACGGCACCTTTGTCGGTCAACACCAAGGTTTATATGAAGCCTATCTGGCTCTGCAAGCTTCAAATGAGTTTGCATCACTATCACAAGCTCAAAAGACTGTGATTGAACATGCGATTCGTGATTTTAAATTGTCAGGTATCGGGTTAAAAGATGAAGCCAAACAACGTTATGGTGAGATCAAAAAGCGTTTATCTGAGCTCACCAGTCAATTTTCGAATCAACTCTTAGATGCCACCCATGCTTGGAGCAAATTAATCACAGATGAAGCGGAATTAGCCGGTTTACCCGAATCTGCACGCGCCGCCGCTAAAGCCATGGCAGAAGCTAATGAGCAACAAGGTTGGTTGTTTACTCTGGATTTCCCATCGTATTTACCTGTGATGACCTACAGTGAGAATAGAGAGCTACGCGAAGAGTGTTACCGCGCCTTTTCAACCCGCGCCTCAGATCAAGGACCCAATGCTGGTGAATTTGATAACTCAGCGTTAATGGACGAAATTGTCGCTCTTCGCCATGAAATATCACAATTACTCGGTTTCGACAGCTATGCTGATAAATCACTCGCCACTAAAATGGCACAATCGCCTGAGCAAGTGATGGATTTTCTCAACCAATTAGCTGAGCGCTCAAAACCTCAAGCGGAATCAGAGCTGGCTGAGCTTAAGCAATTTGCTAAAGATGAATTTGATGTTGACGAACTTGCGGCGTGGGACATCGGTTTTTATGGTGAAAAACTCCAGCAACATAAATATCAAGTATCTCAAGAAATGCTGCGTCCTTACTTCCCTGAAGACAAAGTGCTTAGTGGCCTGTTTTATACCGTAAATCGTTTGTTTGGACTTAAGATCAGCGAACAAACGGGCGTCGATACATGGCACAAAGACGTACGTTTTTTCAATATCTTAGATGACAAAGATCAGTACCGTGGCAGCTTTTACCTCGACTTATATGCACGCAGTGGAAAACGTGGTGGCGCATGGATGGACGATTGCCGTGTCCGCCGTACAACGTCCACAGGACTGCAAAACCCAATTGCCTACCTAACCTGTAACTTCAATGCGCCAGTCGATGGGAAACCCGCCTTATTTACTCATGACGAAGTGGTGACCTTATTTCACGAATTTGGTCACGGTATTCATCATATGTTGACTCAAATTGATGTGGCCGATGTAGCGGGAATCAACGGAGTGCCTTGGGATGCGGTTGAACTGCCAAGCCAGTTTTTAGAAAACTGGTGCTGGGAGCAAGAAGCCCTTGAGCATATTTCTGGTCACTTTGAGACTGGAGAGTCGTTACCAAAAACCATGTTAGATAACATGCTTGCAGCCAAGAACTTCCAATCTGCAATGATGATGGTACGTCAACTTGAATTCTCACTCTTCGACTTTACTCTGCATTGGCAGTTTAACCCTAAGAATGGAGCTCAAATTCAGCAAGTGCTTGATCAGATCAGAAGCCAAGTATCGGTAGTGATCCCACCAAGCTTTAATCGTTTCCAACATAGCTTTGCCCACATTTTTGCTGGCGGTTACGCTGCAGGCTACTACAGCTATAAATGGGCAGAAGTCTTGTCAGCCGATGCCTTCTCTCGCTTTGAAGAAGAAGGTATTTTCAATGAGACTACAGGACGTAGCTTCATGCACAATATTCTAGAAATGGGTGGTTCTGAAGAACCAATGGCACTTTTCAAACGCTTTAGAGGTCGTGAACCGAAAATCGATGCACTACTGCGTCACAGTGGCATTGCGGCTTAACAATAGTTTAAAAATATCCATCCCTGTTTAGCGCTCAATATGAGCGCTTTTTTTGCTTTTGCCTTTACTTGCCGTCTGGTACGACCTCTGTTAGCCTATCCCATTCATCAAGGAAATCATCTTTAAGCATTAGGGACATAATGAATCTTTACTTTCGATTATTTTGGTTGTTCATCTGGCGTATTAAACACTGTAAAAAGATTGGGTTTCTGGGCACCAGTACAATTCAATTTCGCGCCCTACCCAGCGATTGTGATGTCAACTTTCATCTTACTAACTCCCGCTATGCCGCCTTTATGGATCTGGCTCGAACATACATGATGGCGGAAATGGGGCTGTTAAAAAAGTTTTTAAAACTCAAATGGATGCCAGTCGTTAACGCCTCAGAATTTACCTATATTCGAGACATCAAACCGCTAGAGAAATTTAAAATCGACACCAAAATCGTCGGTTGGGATGAAAAGTACTTTTATCTTGAGCAGCGCTTTACAACAGCGAGAGGATTACACGCCATCGCTCACGTTCGCGGTGTGTTTATTCATAAGCGAAAACAAGTTCCTTTAGACGAGCTCTTAACAACTGTAGGGTTTGACGAAGAGCAACCCACATTACCGCCAGAAATGCAGCAATGGATTGAGTTTTTAAAGGTGAAAAAAGAGCAGAATTTATAAATTTTTTACCGTTAGCCAATAACTGATCCCAAGGGCGGCACGTTTCATGATTTGTAATCGCAACCGTTCCGCCATTCCGGTATCAGAATTCGGCTCAAACAGATTTCGAATTTGCTTGCGCAAGGCACTGGCATGCTGACGATTTCGCTGTTTTTCAGTTAAGCCAGTGATCCGTTTTTCCAATAAAAAATTGCCTAAGTTTTTCCCCCGAACAAGTAAGGCCGACTCCGGCTTACCAATTTTATTGGCTCTAGCACTGACATATCGAATTGCTAAGCCAATCCTTCTGTCATCACTGGTATTTTTCGAAGAGCCATGTACTAATTTAAAATGGTGAAGCGACATTTGCCCAGGTTTTAGCTCTAAAATGACTTCTGGTTGCTGTTCGAGATGCTTACTTGCAATCGTTTGACCACGCGAAAGTAAGTTACCTTTAGCATAGGTATTTTCCTGATCAAACAGAGTATAATGGCTGCTTGGCAACACTTTCATTGCCCCAGACATTTCAGTTGCAGGACTTAGTGCTAGCCACACAGTAACCACATCATCGGCTTCAACACCCCAGTACTGTGCATCTTGATGCATAGAAACAAAAGTCTCACTGTCAGCTTCCTTGATAAATAAGTTACTCATGTAACATAAGATATCACCACCGATCAGTGACTCAACAGCGTCAAGAATTTTGGGATGATGAACAATTTCATCAGCCCAATCAAAAAGTAGATAGGATTTATTACATTGTCCGCGAGTTAAGGCTTTACCTTGTTGCTTCTCAATCGTTTCTAATTCTCCCCTTAATCTCTTGCTTTCATCTTGGGCAAATACATCAAGTGGACACAGAAAACCTTGAGTTCGATAGGTTTCAATTTGTGAGGTAGATAAAGCCATATTCTCCTCCGACAATAGAACTATTCTTCAGTTAATGAATAAGGTAGAGGTATAAGTACCAGCTTGCTTTCAAGATCGCCAGCCACTCTAAAAGTCGCATCCAGTTCAGTATCATTCGCCAATACAGCTGTTAATTGAACATCATTACCACGCTGCACATACTCGATAATATTACCCGCTTTACGAAAACCGTTTTCAAGTTCGATTTCTAAAAATGCATCTTTATTTAATTGAGTAGAGACAGAACCTTTAAGGATATACAAAGCGCGTTTAAGGCCACCACGATACTTCATTCTTGCTACAGTTTCTTGTCCCATATAACAGCCTTTCGTAAAACTGATACCGTCTAACGCTTGTAGATTACACATTTGCGGGACGTACTCGCCACTATGGTTTGCTCCCACATTAGGGTAACCATCGGCAATTTCTAATGCTTGCCAAACACTCGATTCATAAATCGTTTGATCAACAAATAATTTTGAAGCTACTTCAGAAGAAATTAAAACAATATAGCGGCTGTTATCTTTGATCAGCACGCCACTTTCTATTTTGGTAACCTTCTCGGTTATCTCACCAAATCTTTCTGAAATAAACGCCTCAGCCTTATCACCTGCAACACCAATAAGCACCCATTGATTACTGGCATCATTCAAGGTAACTTGGCTAAATACCGCATATTTTTGAAGTTGAGGTAAATCAACAGCGACGGTGCTTTTTGGCATTAGCATTAAATATTGCTCGTTTGCTTGTAACAATCTAAAGCTTGCCAGCATTTTTCCTTTAGGATCACAATGCGCCCCCCACACCCAATTGCCTTGAAGCAACCCAGCAACATCGGCTGTCACTTGCCCATGAAGAAAGCTCGATGCTTGCTGTCCTTCTGCTGCAATGACGCCTAAATGCGACAACTTAGCAATAAGCAGATCAGGTAACTCTTCTCCTAGTGACCAATCGGGGTTATGTAAAGTGACAGACATATGGACAACTTCCTAAATAATTTTGTTTGATTGTAGCGAATTGGTACCAGTTAATAAACTCAGCAGAAGTGTGGTCATAGCGATTGATAGGCCAAGATGCCCATAGATAACCTCAACTTCAAAGTAAAGCTTTTAATGAGCTGACAAGATTAAGAAAAAGTAGCTCTAATTGCTTTAGATCATCTCTCAGCGTGATCTTTATCTCAGTTTGTTTTTTATGCAGTGGGAGACTGTTTAATAAGACCATCATTAGCAAAATTCATCACACACTCACAAGCCACATAAGGTTCACCCTGCAATGAACAGACTTAATATCAATACAGTTGCAATAGTATGTTTAAGCACAAGCTTTATCCCGCTCATGGCCTCAGCTGAAAACTTCAATTATAACTACGCAGAAGTGACAGGGTTATTCGGTAAAACCGAAATGGCATACAGCAATAAAAAACCAGACTTTTCAACCAAAGGAATAGGAGCAACTGTCCAATATTCCCCCTATGAAAATGTTTACCTAAAAGCCACCATCAGTCGCCTAAAAATTAATGACAGTAAAAAATATGGCAGTCAAAAGTTCAAAACATATGGAAACTCAACAACCATCGCTGGGCTTGTCGGTCTCTATGTTCCAGTAACTGACAATTTAGATCTACTAGCAGGAGTCGGTATAGCGAATGAAAATGACGATTATAAATACGGCATTGAAAACACCCAAAATCAATTTAAATATGATGAAAGGAAAACCAAATTTTACGGTGAAGCGGGAACAAAAATAGGGTTATCGAGTTGGGGTGAATTAGATCTCATGTACAGCAGATTAAATGATGCCAACTATTTCACTGCAAGCGGTAAATTTGCACTAACCGAAAATTGGGGTATTCAAACAGGATATAGTTATAGCCCAAGTGGAAAATACCGAAAACGCTACGGCAGTTGGATTATTGGAGCCAGATATTCTTTCTAGGAAATCTATGCCGATGACCTTAACATCGGCATTTATCATCAGTATTACCAAGCAGTCGCATAAAAAATTAATGCAACTTCTAATGAGCCTAATACCCCGAAAAGCAATGCAAAATGCCACCACTTAATGTTCTTATCTCTAGCAAGAATACCTTCTGACACACACCAAGCAGTGATCAAGCC is a window encoding:
- a CDS encoding phytanoyl-CoA dioxygenase family protein, with protein sequence MALSTSQIETYRTQGFLCPLDVFAQDESKRLRGELETIEKQQGKALTRGQCNKSYLLFDWADEIVHHPKILDAVESLIGGDILCYMSNLFIKEADSETFVSMHQDAQYWGVEADDVVTVWLALSPATEMSGAMKVLPSSHYTLFDQENTYAKGNLLSRGQTIASKHLEQQPEVILELKPGQMSLHHFKLVHGSSKNTSDDRRIGLAIRYVSARANKIGKPESALLVRGKNLGNFLLEKRITGLTEKQRNRQHASALRKQIRNLFEPNSDTGMAERLRLQIMKRAALGISYWLTVKNL
- a CDS encoding thioesterase family protein, producing MNLYFRLFWLFIWRIKHCKKIGFLGTSTIQFRALPSDCDVNFHLTNSRYAAFMDLARTYMMAEMGLLKKFLKLKWMPVVNASEFTYIRDIKPLEKFKIDTKIVGWDEKYFYLEQRFTTARGLHAIAHVRGVFIHKRKQVPLDELLTTVGFDEEQPTLPPEMQQWIEFLKVKKEQNL
- the prlC gene encoding oligopeptidase A — its product is MTTAIPSDTLPRFSDIQPEHIQSNIEQAIQHCRDTIEQVLTHSGTPTWDSLIAPLEQADDELSQAWSPVSHMNSVVSTDELRAAHDACLPLLSDYGTFVGQHQGLYEAYLALQASNEFASLSQAQKTVIEHAIRDFKLSGIGLKDEAKQRYGEIKKRLSELTSQFSNQLLDATHAWSKLITDEAELAGLPESARAAAKAMAEANEQQGWLFTLDFPSYLPVMTYSENRELREECYRAFSTRASDQGPNAGEFDNSALMDEIVALRHEISQLLGFDSYADKSLATKMAQSPEQVMDFLNQLAERSKPQAESELAELKQFAKDEFDVDELAAWDIGFYGEKLQQHKYQVSQEMLRPYFPEDKVLSGLFYTVNRLFGLKISEQTGVDTWHKDVRFFNILDDKDQYRGSFYLDLYARSGKRGGAWMDDCRVRRTTSTGLQNPIAYLTCNFNAPVDGKPALFTHDEVVTLFHEFGHGIHHMLTQIDVADVAGINGVPWDAVELPSQFLENWCWEQEALEHISGHFETGESLPKTMLDNMLAAKNFQSAMMMVRQLEFSLFDFTLHWQFNPKNGAQIQQVLDQIRSQVSVVIPPSFNRFQHSFAHIFAGGYAAGYYSYKWAEVLSADAFSRFEEEGIFNETTGRSFMHNILEMGGSEEPMALFKRFRGREPKIDALLRHSGIAA
- the ygfZ gene encoding tRNA-modifying protein YgfZ → MSVTLHNPDWSLGEELPDLLIAKLSHLGVIAAEGQQASSFLHGQVTADVAGLLQGNWVWGAHCDPKGKMLASFRLLQANEQYLMLMPKSTVAVDLPQLQKYAVFSQVTLNDASNQWVLIGVAGDKAEAFISERFGEITEKVTKIESGVLIKDNSRYIVLISSEVASKLFVDQTIYESSVWQALEIADGYPNVGANHSGEYVPQMCNLQALDGISFTKGCYMGQETVARMKYRGGLKRALYILKGSVSTQLNKDAFLEIELENGFRKAGNIIEYVQRGNDVQLTAVLANDTELDATFRVAGDLESKLVLIPLPYSLTEE
- the gorA gene encoding glutathione-disulfide reductase, with the protein product MTQHFDYICLGAGSGGIASANRAAMRGAKVLLIEAQHVGGTCVNVGCVPKKVMWYGAQVAEAIHLYAKDYGFDVSVDNFDWNTLVASREAYIKRIHGAYDRGLESNGVTLVRGYGRFIDSNTIEVNGEQYTADHILIATGGAPMIPDIPGAEHGIDSNGFFALREQPKRVAVVGAGYIAVELAGVMQGLGSDTHLFVRKHAPLRNFDPMLSEALVDAMGESGLQLHTNSTPESVIKNDDGSLTLNFTNGESYDVDCLVWAIGRRPSTDTIGLEHTQVQRDERGYIITDEQQNTTQQGIYCVGDIMQGGVELTPVAVKAGRLLSERLFNGMHDAKMDYTHVPTVVFSHPPIGTMGLTEPEAIAEYGAENIKVYNSGFTSMYTAVTAHRQACKMKLICAGEDEKVVGIHGIGFGMDEILQGFGVAMKMGATKADFDAVVAIHPTGAEEFVTMR
- a CDS encoding outer membrane beta-barrel protein, with protein sequence MNRLNINTVAIVCLSTSFIPLMASAENFNYNYAEVTGLFGKTEMAYSNKKPDFSTKGIGATVQYSPYENVYLKATISRLKINDSKKYGSQKFKTYGNSTTIAGLVGLYVPVTDNLDLLAGVGIANENDDYKYGIENTQNQFKYDERKTKFYGEAGTKIGLSSWGELDLMYSRLNDANYFTASGKFALTENWGIQTGYSYSPSGKYRKRYGSWIIGARYSF